Proteins encoded in a region of the Bacillota bacterium genome:
- a CDS encoding IS982 family transposase has translation SYWGLITRIKTKLLAYNLCYYINKLIGRDINVSRIKELVFG, from the coding sequence TCATACTGGGGCCTTATAACCAGGATAAAGACCAAGCTTTTGGCCTACAACCTTTGTTACTACATCAATAAGCTTATAGGCCGAGATATTAACGTTTCAAGGATCAAAGAGTTAGTATTCGGATAA